One window of Nicotiana tomentosiformis chromosome 11, ASM39032v3, whole genome shotgun sequence genomic DNA carries:
- the LOC104116827 gene encoding monofunctional riboflavin biosynthesis protein RIBA 3, chloroplastic — protein sequence MSVPFMDCIVFKHPSFRRIFISSNCFGTCQNIVGFGQYRKRTVFTTCCSTGINPFESNQNGSVFGGLNDQNSSVPFETSSAEITPETIDFFVSDAEGDPDCPTSGYSSIGEALTALREGKFVIVVDDESGEVEGNLVMGASFASAEAIAFMVRYGSGIISVGMKEEDLERLELPLMSPEKEDDSSAPSFTITVDAKVGTSTGVSASDRAKTVLALSSPTSSPEDFRRPGHVFPLKYRNGGVLRRFGHTEASVDLVMSAGLQPVSVLSAIVDKNDGSIATKPILENLALANKIPIVSMTDLVRYRRKRENLVERTAVSRLPTKWGLFEAYCYRSKLDATEHIAVVKGDIGNGQDVLVRVHSECLTGDIFGSRRCDCGNQLDLAMQLIEEAGRGVVIYLRGHEGRGIGLGNKLQAYNLQDQGHDTVEANLELGFAADAREYGIGAQMLRDIGVRTMRLMTNNPAKFTGLKGYGLAVVGRVPVLTPFTEENRKYLETKRTKMSHIYGSDVQGPIKASINRSLKKQDPPQERKES from the exons ATGTCTGTTCCATTCATGGATTGTATCGTGTTTAAACATCCATCATTTCGAAGAATCTTTATCAGCTCAAATTGTTTTGGGACTTGTCAAAATATTGTTGGATTTGGGCAATACAGAAAAAGAACAGTATTTACTACATGCTGTTCTACTGGAATTAACCCATTTGAAAGCAATCAGAATGGTTCTGTATTTGGTGGTTTGAATGATCAGAATTCTTCAGTTCCATTTGAAACATCGAGTGCTGAAATAACACCAGAAactattgatttctttgtgagtGATGCTGAGGGTGATCCTGATTGTCCCACTAGCGGTTATTCTTCAATTGGGGAGGCACTTACTGCATTGCGTGAAGGAAAG TTTGTGATTGTTGTAGATGATGAAAGTGGGGAAGTGGAAGGAAACCTTGTAATGGGAGCATCATTTGCTAGTGCAGAGGCAATTGCATTCATGGTAAGATATGGGTCAGGCATTATTTCTGTGGGAATGAAAGAAGAGGATCTTGAAAGACTTGAGCTTCCTTTGATGTCACCTGAAAAAGAAGATGACTCTTCTGCTCCATCCTTCACAATCACAGTG GATGCAAAGGTGGGCACATCTACTGGTGTATCGGCTTCAGATAGGGCTAAAACTGTGCTTGCATTGTCATCTCCTACTTCTAGTCCTGAAGATTTTAGAAGGCCAGGCCACGTTTTCCCCCTCAAGTATCGAAATGGTGGGGTCTTAAGAAGATTTGGTCATACTGAGGCTTCTGTTGATTTAGTCATGTCAGCCGGTTTGCAACCTGTTTCTGTTCTTTCAGCTATAGTTGATAAAAATGATGGTTCAATAGCCACCAAGCCCATTTTGGAGAATTTGGCCTTGGCGAACAAGATTCCTATTGTCTCAATGACTGATTTAGTAAG ATATAGGAGAAAGAGGGAAAATCTTGTCGAAAGAACTGCAGTGTCACGTTTACCAACTAAATGGGGATTATTTGAGGCTTACTGCTACCGTTCAAAGCTTGATGCAACTGAGCATATAGCCGTTGTAAAG GGTGATATCGGGAATGGCCAAGATGTGTTGGTAAGGGTACACTCAGAGTGTTTGACGGGGGACATATTTGGATCTAGACGATGTGATTGTGGTAATCAGCTGGATTTGGCAATGCAGTTGATTGAGGAAGCTGGTCGAGGTGTGGTTATCTATCTCAGAGGCCACGAAGGAAGAGGCATTGGCCTCGGTAACAAGCTTCAGGCTTATAACTTACAAGATCAAGGCCATGACACTGTCGAAGCCAATTTGGAACTCGGCTTTGCTGCAGATGCTCGTGAATATGGCATTGGTGCACAG ATGTTGAGGGATATAGGAGTTCGTACCATGCGCTTAATGACTAACAATCCAGCAAAATTTACCGGTCTAAAGGGATATGGTTTAGCTGTCGTTGGACGAGTACCAGTTCTGACACCCTTCACAGAGGAAAACAGGAAGTATTTggaaacaaaacgaacaaaaatgAGTCATATATATGGATCTGATGTGCAGGGACCAATTAAGGCGTCCATCAATCGAAGTTTAAAGAAACAAGATCCGCCCCaggaaagaaaagaaagttgA
- the LOC117281620 gene encoding RING-H2 finger protein ATL66-like: MSSPNSSPGIGPSRWDPLLIASVGVICLILLLFSYLKIIQTRCCGYLSARLYRNPTQRHHLNEQILDDTDSQIHSRGLDSYITHSLPITQFKKNNEQTTRPNNADCAVCLGEFVDGEWLKHLPYCSHVFHVACIDTWFQIHSSCPLCRSNVFNVKMQQGHSISMYTLLETLRREDFNHERSVHNEDIRSQILHNHPTRAVEGSSD, translated from the coding sequence ATGTCTAGTCCAAATTCCTCTCCAGGCATTGGACCTTCGCGTTGGGATCCACTGCTGATTGCCTCAGTTGGTGTAATTTGTTTGATACTTCTTCTATTTAGTTATTTGAAGATAATACAGACACGCTGTTGTGGGTATCTATCTGCACGTTTGTACAGAAATCCAACTCAAAGGCATCATCTAAACGAGCAAATTCTTGATGATACTGATTCACAGATCCATAGCAGGGGACTAGACTCTTATATTACGCATTCACTGCCAATCACTCAGTTCAAGAAGAACAACGAACAAACAACCAGACCAAATAATGCAGATTGTGCAGTTTGTTTAGGTGAATTTGTAGATGGTGAATGGCTGAAACACTTACCTTATTGCTCTCATGTTTTCCATGTTGCCTGTATTGACACTTGGTTTCAGATTCATTCAAGCTGCCCACTGTGCAGATCAAATGTATTTAATGTCAAAATGCAACAAGGACATTCCATTTCTATGTACACATTACTAGAAACTCTGAGAAGGGAAGATTTCAATCATGAAAGGTCAGTGCACAATGAGGATATCCGGTCACAGATATTACATAATCATCCTACTAGAGCTGTAGAAGGAAGTTCTGACTAG
- the LOC104116825 gene encoding uncharacterized protein → MEEMASLWCYQENMEEMRQKLVYTSLELEKLKVETSEEIRKNNEYVKQLIQLQKMACQERDEARNQLQELLNKITSSQFQVDSPLVKATKANSSITESNSLSETYNYQSHYSSPVDSFLDAVSSPEFSNNNMANSNAVPYMNRPLDQATLVIENLVKGKSLPQKGKLLKSVLEAGPPLQTLLIVGSLPQWRNPPQLMPSNIPPVSIKGCEAEITNLNLASRILHSQPYFEMSCGSSQMMSTSMLNFANFPSGSCLENQRLISSGANMNNFVVLGKRQRLQ, encoded by the exons ATGGAAGAAATGGCTTCTTTATGGTGTTACCAAGAG AACATGGAGGAAATGAGACAGAAGCTAGTGTACACTAGTCTTGAACTTGAAAAGTTGAAAGTGGAAACAAGTgaagaaataaggaagaacaaTGAATATGTAAAGCAATTGATCCAACTACAAAAGATGGCTTGTCAAGAAAGAGATGAAGCAAGAAATCAACTTCAGGAACTACTCAACAAAATAACTTCATCTCAGTTCCAAGTTGATAGTCCTCTTGTGAAGGCAACAAAAGCAAATTCAAGCATAACTGAATCAAACAGCCTTTCTGAAACATACAATTATCAGTCACATTATTCATCCCCGGTCGACTCGTTTCTTGATGCAGTTTCATCCCCTGAATTTTCCAACAACAACATGGCTAATTCAAATGCAGTACCCTATATGAATCGGCCTTTGGATCAGGCCACATTGGTTATTGAAAATCTTGTAAAGGGGAAATCTTTGCCACAGAAAGGGAAACTGTTGAAGTCTGTTCTTGAAGCAGGGCCACCTCTACAGACACTTCTTATAGTTGGATCACTTCCTCAATGGCGTAATCCGCCTCAGCTTATGCCGTCTAATATTCCACCAGTTTCCATTAAAGGGTGTGAAGCTGAGATTACAAATCTGAATCTTGCTTCAAGAATATTGCATTCTCAACCTTATTTTGAGATGTCATGTGGATCTTCACAAATGATGTCAACATCTATGTTGAACTTTGCTAATTTTCCCTCTGGTTCTTGTTTGGAGAATCAGAGGTTGATATCTTCTGGTGCAAATATGAACAATTTTGTTGTCCTGGGAAAGAGACAAAGGTTGCAGTAA